From the Scophthalmus maximus strain ysfricsl-2021 chromosome 11, ASM2237912v1, whole genome shotgun sequence genome, one window contains:
- the LOC118299060 gene encoding apolipoprotein A-I isoform X2 — protein MKFVALTLALLLAVGSQAASLQADAPSQLEHARVVMDLYLTQVKESAKKALDQLDDTEYKTLKESMSLRLDDLHAQIKVLQGAVSPVTDSVVSTIVDATADFQASVINDINTLKAELEPKRLELKEVLENHIADYRLQLEPIIKEYFEKHTTEMEALKIRLEPIVEQMRAKVATNVEETKAVLMPMVESVRSKLTERLDSLRQIVSPYVDEYKEQLKKAYGQAQSISPEDIQALKDKVTPMAEDIKVQLTSIFEAVSALFNKS, from the exons ATGAAATTTGTGGCTCTCACGCTCGCCCTCCTGCTGGCCGTCG GCTCCCAGGCCGCCTCCCTGCAGGCCGATGCACCATCCCAGCTGGAGCATGCGCGTGTTGTTATGGATTTATATCTGACTCAAGTGAAGGAAAGTGCCAAAAAAGCGCTGGACCAGCTTGATGACACCGAGTACAAGACCCTCAA GGAATCCATGTCTCTGCGCCTGGATGACCTGCACGCACAGATCAAGGTTCTGCAGGGTGCCGTGTCCCCCGTCACTGACAGCGTTGTCAGCACCATCGTCGATGCCACCGCTGATTTCCAGGCCTCTGTCATTAATGATATCAACACCCTGAAGGCTGAACTAGAGCCCAAGCGCCTGGAACTGAAGGAAGTCCTCGAAAATCACATCGCCGACTACCGTCTCCAGTTGGAACCCATCATCAAAGAGTACTTCGAAAAGCACACAACTGAAATGGAGGCACTGAAGATCAGGCTGGAGCCCATTGTGGAGCAGATGCGCGCCAAGGTGGCAACCAACGTGGAAGAGACCAAGGCCGTCCTGATGCCCATGGTGGAATCTGTGCGCTCAAAGCTCACTGAACGCCTGGACAGCCTGAGGCAGATCGTCAGCCCTTACGTCGATGAATAcaaggagcagctgaagaaggcCTACGGCCAGGCACAGTCCATCAGCCCCGAGGACATCCAGGCCCTGAAGGACAAGGTCACACCCATGGCTGAGGATATCAAGGTTCAGCTCACCTCTATCTTCGAGGCCGTATCAGCTCTCTTCAACAAGAGCTAA